A portion of the Pseudorasbora parva isolate DD20220531a chromosome 1, ASM2467924v1, whole genome shotgun sequence genome contains these proteins:
- the rgs9bp gene encoding regulator of G-protein signaling 9-binding protein, whose amino-acid sequence MPLSNNKVADDGTSAQPLQEGKAMVDSLIKVVACYRHLASCVGGCMDNSSLRRDLRQTRERAQTLALSCRNHLTARLRDKTLPETERKETELLWVAFSSCLELLHADMCKVFTMVKHFSLANNSTMVQTGIQGGATEVAARALSLPELQEAGDGTQTSSVEGQEQSQLEQEIEQVDRTLEDMELKVNVLRWTVEALGPQYADPVSTDSASLALLSIDEEAAQSFCSRSQMFAATILCAVAIFAVVLSVCVVFLV is encoded by the exons ATGCCACTGTCCAACAATAAGGTCGCTGACGATGGAACTTCAGCACAGCCACTGCAAGAGGGAAAAGCAATGGTGGACTCCCTCATCAAG GTGGTGGCATGTTATCGGCACTTAGCCTCCTGTGTTGGTGGATGCATGGACAATTCCAGCCTACGGCGTGATCTTCGGCAAACACGAGAGCGAGCCCAGACACTAGCGCTGTCCTGCCGAAACCACCTGACAGCTCGACTGAGGGATAAAACATTACCAGAGACTGAAAGGAAGGAAACAGAGCTGCTGTGGGTAGCGTTCTCCTCATGTCTGGAGCTCCTACATGCAGACATGTGCAAGGTTTTCACCATGGTCAAGCACTTTTCCCTGGCCAATAACAGTACCATGGTGCAAACAGGCATTCAGG GGGGGGCAACAGAGGTGGCGGCGCGGGCCTTGAGCCTGCCTGAGCTGCAGGAGGCAGGTGACGGCACCCAGACGTCCAGCGTGGAGGGTCAGGAGCAGAGTCAGCTGGAGCAAGAGATCGAACAGGTGGACCGCACACTGGAAGACATGGAGCTGAAGGTCAACGTGCTGCGCTGGACTGTGGAGGCACTGGGTCCTCAGTACGCTGACCCTGTTAGCACTGACAGCGCCTCTCTAGCACTGCTTTCCATCGACGAAGAGGCAGCTCAAAGCTTCTGCAGTCGTAGCCAGATGTTTGCGGCAACAATCCTATGCGCTGTGGCGATATTTGCTGTGGTGCTATCAGTGTGTGTGGTGTTCCTGGTCTGA
- the dph2 gene encoding 2-(3-amino-3-carboxypropyl)histidine synthase subunit 2 has protein sequence MTDAFSSSSEAVLQRTVNVPTVTSHHAGNLMQLYQIAETCHFVTSNQFKKVALQFPDELLPDAVRVSVEIESETKAKTFILGDTSYGSCCVDEVAAEHVRADCIVHYGPSCLSPCRRLPLLHVFGERPIDVQQCAAAFKELYPDCQSHVIILYDVTYSHAIGDLTTLLCDIYPNVAVSLLKTDCSSGAELIKDSCVESDHLDSQDGVIFKFGRQFSVKKGQSVDNYSMFYIGQEGLTLTNFMMTWNHCAFSSFNPETCTGRVESVKINKALMKRYYGVERAKDASVVGILVGTLGVANYLTIIDQLKDILHKAGKKSYMFAMGKINVPKLANFLEIDVYVLVACPENSLLDSSEFYRPVVTPFEMELACNKQREWTGEYVTDFRDLLPGGSSHVVFPEPSQSVIEEEATDVSLITGALRACSTTSSEINGTSESSLVLRNQTLTVANTNTAASFLAGRSWQGLEPKLGQTPVVKAVEGRRGIAIAYEEEGVGNKDALTSPQKS, from the exons ATGACAGATGCTTTCAGTAGCAGCAGTGAGGCAGTTCTTCAGCGCACTGTCAATGTGCCCACCGTCACAAGCCACCATGCTGGGAATTTGATGCAGTTGTATCAAATAGCTGAGACATGTCATTTTGTCACTAGTAATCAATTCAAGAAG GTAGCTTTACAGTTTCCAGATGAACTTCTTCCTGATGCTGTCCGGGTCTCTGTCGAAATAGAGAGTGAAACCAAAGCAAAAACGTTCATTTTAGGAGATACATCCTATGGCAG CTGTTGTGTAGATGAGGTAGCAGCAGAACATGTAAGAGCAGACTGTATAGTGCATTACGGGCCATCTTGCCTCAGCCCATGCAGACGACTACCTCTTCTGCATGTGTTTGGGGAAAGACCTATAGATGTCCAGCAGTGTGCTGCAGCCTTTAAAGAGCTTTACCCTGACTGCCAAAGTCATGTCATCATACTGTATGACGTCACCTATTCACATGCTATAG GTGATCTCACAACGCTTTTGTGTGATATCTACCCCAATGTTGCGGTATCTCTTCTAAAAACTGATTGTTCCAGCGGTGCTGAACTGATAAAGGACAGCTGTGTGGAAAGTGATCACTTGGATTCACAAGATGGAGTCATTTTTAAATTCGGCAGACAGTTTAGTGTAAAAAAGGGGCAGAGTGTTGATAATTACAGTATGTTTTACATTGGTCAGGAAGGCTTGACTCTGACAAACTTCATGATGACCTGGAACCATTGTGCCTTCAGCTCATTCAATCCAGAAACTTGCACAGGGCGAGTGGAATCGGTTAAAATCAACAAGGCACTGATGAAGCGCTATTATGGCGTTGAGCGGGCAAAAGATGCCAGTGTGGTGGGCATTTTGGTGGGCACCCTGGGTGTCGCCAATTATCTGACCATCATAGACCAGCTGAAAGACATTCTTCACAAAGCAGGCAAGAAGAGCTATATGTTTGCTATGGGAAAGATCAATGTCCCCAAGCTTGCCAACTTCTTGGAAATTGATGTTTACGTGCTAGTTGCCTGTCCAGAGAACTCACTGCTGGATTCAAGTGAATTCTACAGGCCCGTGGTGACTCCCTTTGAGATGGAGTTAGCTTGCAATAAGCAAAGAGAGTGGACTGGAGAATATGTCACAGACTTCAGAGATTTACTGCCTG GTGGAAGCAGTCATGTGGTTTTCCCTGAACCAAGCCAGTCTGTCATTGAGGAAGAGGCCACAGACGTCTCTCTTATCACAGGAGCTCTGCGAGCCTGTTCCACCACCTCATCTGAGATAAATGGCACATCAGAGTCTTCACTTGTGCTCAGGAATCAGACTCTCACTGTGGCCAATACAAACACTGCAG CATCATTTTTGGCTGGCCGCAGTTGGCAGGGACTGGAGCCCAAACTGGGGCAGACACCAGTAGTGAAAGCTGTTGAGGGACGGAGAGGCATTGCAATCGCTTATGAGGAGGAGGGTGTGGGTAATAAAGATGCTTTAACATCTCCTCAAAAATCATAA
- the mcur1 gene encoding mitochondrial calcium uniporter regulator 1 isoform X1, whose amino-acid sequence MRSLHSRYLTSAIRSRFSRSGTESVLRGSFMLVRELSTSVKVLQYDLKKSDISKSGNRKLFFDTHAMVQLLEGSGFMTQQAEVIVNMMVNITNSNMDVTYGDMATKIQQEIMLQKVMSHITAVKKDMIILEKSEFSALLTDNEKIKGELLQLKLNLTDVINKRRADAMLDLNVEKSRVKEMTADFDRKLIGTRNELMEMHSEQDRHVTQTNMKIDTEVAGLKTMLEAHKLDTIKYLAGSVFTCLTVVLGFYRIWM is encoded by the exons ATGCGGTCTTTACACAGCAGATATCTCACCTCTGCGATCAGAAGTAGATTTAGCAGGTCTGGCACGGAGTCTGTTCTGAGAGGTTCGTTCATGTTGGTCAGAG AGTTGAGCACCTCTGTTAAAGTTCTACAGTATGACCTAAAAAAATCAGACATATCTAAGTCTGGCAATAGGAAGTTATTCTTTGACACTCATGCAATGGTCCAACTGCTTGAAGGAAGCG GTTTCATGACCCAGCAGGCAGAGGTCATTGTCAATATGATGGTGAatatcacaaattcaaacatGGATGTTACATACGGTGATATGGCTACCAAGATACAACAG GAAATCATGTTACAGAAAGTCATGTCTCATATCACCGCTGTGAAAAAGGACATGATCATTCTTGAGAAGAGTGAATTCTCAGCATTACTGACAGATAATGAG AAAATCAAGGGTGAGCTATTACAGCTAAAGTTAAACCTCACT GATGTGATAAACAAAAGGCGTGCAGATGCCATGTTGGATTTGAACGTAGAAAAAAGCCGCGTGAAGGAGATG ACGGCAGACTTTGACAGAAAGCTTATCGGGACCAGGAATGAATTGATGGAAATG CATTCTGAGCAGGATCGGCATGTGACACAGACCAACATGAAAATCGACACAGAAGTGGCTGGCCTGAAGACTATGCTGGAGGCGCATAAGCTAGATACTATCAAATATCTTGCAG GTTCAGTATTCACGTGTCTCACAGTAGTACTTGGATTCTATCGGATATGGATGTGA
- the mcur1 gene encoding mitochondrial calcium uniporter regulator 1 isoform X2 — protein MVQLLEGSGFMTQQAEVIVNMMVNITNSNMDVTYGDMATKIQQEIMLQKVMSHITAVKKDMIILEKSEFSALLTDNEKIKGELLQLKLNLTDVINKRRADAMLDLNVEKSRVKEMTADFDRKLIGTRNELMEMHSEQDRHVTQTNMKIDTEVAGLKTMLEAHKLDTIKYLAGSVFTCLTVVLGFYRIWM, from the exons ATGGTCCAACTGCTTGAAGGAAGCG GTTTCATGACCCAGCAGGCAGAGGTCATTGTCAATATGATGGTGAatatcacaaattcaaacatGGATGTTACATACGGTGATATGGCTACCAAGATACAACAG GAAATCATGTTACAGAAAGTCATGTCTCATATCACCGCTGTGAAAAAGGACATGATCATTCTTGAGAAGAGTGAATTCTCAGCATTACTGACAGATAATGAG AAAATCAAGGGTGAGCTATTACAGCTAAAGTTAAACCTCACT GATGTGATAAACAAAAGGCGTGCAGATGCCATGTTGGATTTGAACGTAGAAAAAAGCCGCGTGAAGGAGATG ACGGCAGACTTTGACAGAAAGCTTATCGGGACCAGGAATGAATTGATGGAAATG CATTCTGAGCAGGATCGGCATGTGACACAGACCAACATGAAAATCGACACAGAAGTGGCTGGCCTGAAGACTATGCTGGAGGCGCATAAGCTAGATACTATCAAATATCTTGCAG GTTCAGTATTCACGTGTCTCACAGTAGTACTTGGATTCTATCGGATATGGATGTGA
- the ncf2 gene encoding neutrophil cytosol factor 2: protein MSFVSTLRQWDEAVACVEQRDPDSALRIFLNIEEKSSKIAFNIGCLYLNNGELDEAEKAFDGSIGKDEHLAVAFFQRGVAFYKKQRFEESLLDFQQAFKQLRGNQLIDYKPLGLRYKLYACEVLHNIGLVQAQLGKWEKAQENLLTALNLRADAKFSHIDHALDAILKQKLFPLVEIRAGLLFKPNKHYVAELEKKDYLGKAKVVSSIVPADEFSGFAPLQPQVDNVPATPKVPEILRVFEGEPHTVLYEFVPETKEELAVLPGNIVFVLQKGADNWASVVFNEKRGLVPYNFLEPLDIVTVTSTPIQIEPVNENDDIPAPPRRAPPSRPVGTEGLKTVNAETSNTTEFSGCIVKVHFQFTIAISIVPGQPYGVILQMISSKLKLPASTLTLRYAKEGSDERVIIEDSEMEAVWNSMKDGRLTLWCSVTEGKSVPHEKVVALYSYDSTTPEDLAFKQGNVITVLSKVNDEWLEGQFNGKIGIFPSTFVKALNGDQQCE, encoded by the exons ATGTCATTTGTTAGCACTCTCCGTCAGTGGGACGAGGCCGTGGCTTGTGTGGAGCAAAGAGACCCAGACTCTGCTCTCAGGATATTCCTCAACATCGAGGAGAAAAGCTCCAAGATTGCCTTCAACATTGGCTGTCTTTATTTGAACAATGGAGAGTTAGATGAAGCTGAAAAG gCATTTGATGGAAGCATTGGCAAAGATGAACACCTGGCTGTGGCCTTTTTTCAGAGAGGTGTTGCATTCTACAAAAAGCAAAG GTTTGAAGAGTCTCTACTAGATTTCCAACAGGCGTTTAAGCAGTTAAGAGGAAATCAGCTAATAGATTACAAACCTCTGGGGTTGAGATATAAACTGTATGCTTGTGAG GTGCTGCACAACATAGGGCTGGTACAGGCTCAGTTGGGAAAATGGGAGAAAGCTCAAGAGAACCTTCTTACAGCTCTGAACCTGAGGGCAGATGCCAAATTCAGCCATATTGACCATGCTCTGGATGCCATACTG AAGCAGAAGCTTTTTCCTCTGGTAGAGATTCGAGCAGGGCTGCTATTCAAACCCAATAAGCACTATGTGGCAGAGCTGGAGAAAAAAGACTATCTTGGAAAAGCTAAA GTTGTATCTTCTATTGTACCCGCGGATGAGTTTTCTGGTTTTGCCCCACTTCAGCCTCAA GTTGACAATGTTCCAGCTACACCAAAAGTCCCAGAAATACTAAG GGTATTTGAAGGTGAGCCGCACACTGTTCTATACGAGTTCGTTCCTGAGACCAAAGAAGAGCTGGCTGTGTTGCCTGGAAACATTGTCTTTGTTCTTCAAAAAGGAGCAGACAACTGGGCATCTGTTGTTTTTAATGAGAAG CGAGGTCTTGTACCTTATAATTTCCTTGAACCCTTGGATATTGTTACAGTAACATCAACACCAATACAG ATTGAACCAGTAAATGAAAATGATGATATACCAGCTCCACCAAGAAGAGCACCACCTAGTAGACCAGTGGGTACAGAAGGCCTGAAAACAGTGAATGCAGAG ACTAGTAACACTACTGAATTCTCAGGCTGTATTGTGAAAGTACACTTTCAGTTCACCATAGCAATCAGTATTGTACCTGGACAACCATATGGAGTCATTCTTCAGATGATAAGCTCTAAACTTAAGCTGCCTGCATCAACGTTAACTTTACG TTATGCCAAGGAAGGCTCAGATGAGAGAGTGATTATTGAGGACTCTGAAATGGAGGCTGTGTGGAATAGTATGAAGGATGGCCGTCTTACGCTCTGGTGTTCAGTGACAGAG GGTAAAAGTGTGCCTCACGAGAAAGTGGTAGCTCTCTACTCTTATGACTCTACTACACCAGAGGATCTGGCTTTCAAACAGGGAAATGTCATCACAGTTCTCTCAAAAG tCAATGATGAGTGGCTTGAAGGTCAATTCAACGGGAAGATTGGCATATTCCCATCAACCTTTGTTAAAGCTCTTAACGGGGATCAACAATGTGAATGA